The following is a genomic window from Funiculus sociatus GB2-C1.
GTAAAATTAGGGCGGGAGCAAGGAAAATCCAGGCAGCGATCGCATCATTATCTAGCAGTTGCTTTTGAGAGAAGTGCGGGGATTTCATGGAACGGTTCGCTTGCAGTTGAGTCGGCGTATGGCTATTTTAGCCGGACATTGGGTAAGATCCTGTTAATCTGTTGGCAGGAAGCGATCGCGTGAATCACACCGTCTTCAAGCAACGTTATAAACTAGCAAATCTTCCAATCCTGAGTATATTGCTTGGGCTAATGGCTGTTAGTGGCTGTAATTCAACCAATACACCTTCAGCTTCTTCCCTAAGTGCTACTCAAGATAAATCAGGGACAGATCGATCAGTGGGACAATCGCAAATAACAAATTCTTCTTCCCTAAGTGCTACTCAAGATAAATCAGGGACAGATCGATGGGTGGGACAATGGCACATAACAGAGCCATCATCCGGTCAAATTCTGAAGTTTATGTTCACACCAGAGGGCAAATTATTCTACCTATCCCCTGAAACCTCCTCTAGTCCCATTGCATATGAAATACGTGTCCAAAAGATTTCTGACGCAACAACTTTACCTCCAAACACTCAAATTGTTGGTATTCAGGAAACATTTAACAATCAAGCAACCAGGGCAAAACAATCTGAAGGGAAAACGTACATTGGTGCGATGAACCGTGCCCAACAAGCGTATTACTTGGAAAATAATAAATTTGGTACAACAATCGCGCAGTTGGGTATTGGTATCAAGCCAGAGACAGAGAGTTTTAATTACCAAATTCTGCCTCAAGGCAATGGCACTCAAAACGTGATGAACACTGCCAAAGCCAAGCTCCCGAAACTTCATAGCTACACCGGTGCTGTATTTGTTATCGAAAATAACGGTGAAAATATTACAATGGCGGCAATTTGCGAAACCGATAAACCCTCATCCACTCCGCCTGCCATGCCCACACCTCCGAAGAATGCCTCTGAACAAATTCAATGTCCGGCAGGTTCACATTCACTAGAAAAATAAATGTTGCATGAGTATCAATTCAGCACCACCGGACTCCACACCTAGCTTAATTTCACCAATCGTTTCTCCCAATCTTTTGAGAGAGCGCTCCCCTTAAAATTAGGTGTGATGGTGTCGGGGAATGGCAGTAATTTTGAGGCTGTTGCGGAAGCGATCGCGCTAACTTTAGGCTACGCTTTGTATCTCGGTACAATCGATACTGGTAAAATGCTTTTAATCTCTCGGCTGTTACCTGCATGAGTAAGACTTTCTTCAAGCATTGCTACTTTCAAGCTGGTTTGCCAATCCTGCTTTTACTTGGTTTACTTAGTAGTATCGCCACCAGTGTAAATGCTCAAGATCCAAACCAAACCGACAGTACGCGAGAAAATCCTTCAACTAGGAACCAAACGGACAGTACGCGAGAAGGTGAAGCTAAACAGTATATTGCCGCAGTGAACCGCGCTCAACAAGCTTACTATCTTCAAAACGGTAAATTTGCCACATCGATGCAGCAGCTAGGGCTGGGACTTCAGCGCCAGACACAGAATTATCGCTACAGGATAGTCCTCCAACGTCAGAATAGTGCTTCTACCTCTGCAACCGAACAGCCGAGTCTATATGGTCAGCCAAGCGATCGCGTCGAGAGTGTGATGATGATTGCCGTTGCTAGACGCCCTGCACTTAAAAGCTACACAGGGGCAGTGTTTGCCACAATATCTGTGCGTGCAACCAGCACCAGGGCTGTTGTTTGCGAAACCGCTAAACCCTCAGCTTCGCCTCCGATACCGCAAGATGGTAGAAATCAATCTGGGCAAATTACCTGTCCTGCTGGTTCTCGTTTATTAAGAGGTTGAAGGCTGCATGAGTAATAATTCTGCATCGGTTGATCCCCCCAGCTTAGTTTCACCGTCCGTTTATCCCAGCTTTTTTGGTGATGCTAAACCGTTAAAATTGGGAGTGATGGCATCTGGGAATGGCAGTAATTTTGAGGCCGTTGCGGAAGCGATCGCGCAACAGCAACTCAATGCCCAAATTCAAGTTTTAATTTACAATAATCCCGGTGCAAAGGCAGCAGCACGAGCCGAAAAGTGGGGCGTTCCCACTGTTTTGCTGAATCACCGAGATTTTAAAAGCCGGGAAGAGTTGGATAAAAAAATTGTTGAGACTTTGCAGCAGTATCAGGTGGAATGGGTGATAATGGCGGGTTGGATGCGAGTCGTCACGCAAGTTTTAGTTGATGCTTTCCCCGACCGAATTATTAATATTCATCCCAGTTTGTTACCCAGTTTCAAGGGTATCAACGCAGTAGAGCAAGCCTTGAATACTGGGGTAAAAATTACTGGCTGTACGGTTCATCTAGTAAGTGTGGAAGTTGATAGCGGTAAGATTTTGCTACAAGCAGCTGTCCCAATTTTGCCTGACGACACCCTAGAAACGCTACACGCCAGGATTCAAGTTCAGGAACACAAGATATTACCGCAAGCGATCGCTATATGTCAGCGATCGCATTTTCTCGGTACTGGTGAAGAGGTCGCCTCCCAATCCTAGTTCCCAGTCCCAGCCTGGAAACTAGCAGGTTGCGGTTGCAGCCATGACCGAAGCGAATCAAACCCTAAACTTCACAACTTTTTATAGTCCAGCTTCCAAAGGCAACTAGAAATCACATTCGTAGTGATGTGAGCCACAATTGGCACTAGCAAATTACCAGTTGCTAAGGCACTATATCCCAACAGCAACCCCACCGTTGTTGCCCAAAC
Proteins encoded in this region:
- a CDS encoding type IV pilin-like G/H family protein, coding for MNHTVFKQRYKLANLPILSILLGLMAVSGCNSTNTPSASSLSATQDKSGTDRSVGQSQITNSSSLSATQDKSGTDRWVGQWHITEPSSGQILKFMFTPEGKLFYLSPETSSSPIAYEIRVQKISDATTLPPNTQIVGIQETFNNQATRAKQSEGKTYIGAMNRAQQAYYLENNKFGTTIAQLGIGIKPETESFNYQILPQGNGTQNVMNTAKAKLPKLHSYTGAVFVIENNGENITMAAICETDKPSSTPPAMPTPPKNASEQIQCPAGSHSLEK
- a CDS encoding type IV pilin-like G/H family protein, producing the protein MSKTFFKHCYFQAGLPILLLLGLLSSIATSVNAQDPNQTDSTRENPSTRNQTDSTREGEAKQYIAAVNRAQQAYYLQNGKFATSMQQLGLGLQRQTQNYRYRIVLQRQNSASTSATEQPSLYGQPSDRVESVMMIAVARRPALKSYTGAVFATISVRATSTRAVVCETAKPSASPPIPQDGRNQSGQITCPAGSRLLRG
- the purN gene encoding phosphoribosylglycinamide formyltransferase; the protein is MSNNSASVDPPSLVSPSVYPSFFGDAKPLKLGVMASGNGSNFEAVAEAIAQQQLNAQIQVLIYNNPGAKAAARAEKWGVPTVLLNHRDFKSREELDKKIVETLQQYQVEWVIMAGWMRVVTQVLVDAFPDRIINIHPSLLPSFKGINAVEQALNTGVKITGCTVHLVSVEVDSGKILLQAAVPILPDDTLETLHARIQVQEHKILPQAIAICQRSHFLGTGEEVASQS